The proteins below come from a single Pradoshia eiseniae genomic window:
- a CDS encoding glycoside hydrolase family 2 protein, translating into MRQRQDLNGMWDFQIDKKDVGEKNAWYESRLEDSIQIEVPHIWQREEDYVEYCGAAWYEKQFPLEEIPSNNRAFLYFGAVDFHARVWLNGEYIGEHEGGFTPFELEVTEKLNHDENILSVRVYDPSDNAEIPIGKQGSWYTRVSGIWQEVYLEFRSDSFIDYVHVIPDVDDGRADVTISVAGDLNDLEAEIIVSEHQNNNRVFANYFGSLNTDKTNQFDLPIKDVQLWTPENPYLYDIKVNLKKDDVVVDSYETYFGMRKVEYSHDQILLNGKPLYIRGALDQAFYPDTIYTAPNDEWIQNEIKLAKSMGFNMLRKHIKVEIPRYLYWADRMGMLIWAEPPNVVKWSNQSNRRFYNELVGMINRDYNHPSIIIWSLYNEEWGLEWDLANDVEKQKYIIEMYENIRELDSTRLICDNSGWTHVKTDINDYHSYFSLPEQFGEWKQELDDYIINTPEKNYVDGYSPNGEPIIVSEFGVWGLPSIKKLVDYYGGTPSWFANLGDDTHGEDFKKPLTIFENFERYQLNRIFGDKENLALHSQHRMFRACQSLIEEMRKRPKINGYVVTEFSDIEWETNGWLDYTRDMKAGFEKSSIFNGPLVVMADGVTRNMWSEDKETWDIIISNHNQEELNGTLEWEIPNTEIQGNMKLDEGDSLFVKLPQVIQFTVPAVEKADFYKLVLRIRREGEIIAWNEVEITISPRKTISPVTVFPYDMNDTFVGNLTDNGLKIVNTFYTADIVVTCTLNTEVLDYYRNGGHVLFLAENGDKVEEKGQFTFRELDRGESWNRTSSFNYVDTDYFENLPLNKEMGWEMDGLYPDYVIPFSNYHKLGGTIGRIVYMFGNDSIPDNSEIISGYFQGWAGQAGGSMIVQKSAEGSLTLTTWKLLENYGDHPIATQIVNHLINKTR; encoded by the coding sequence TGCCTGGTATGAAAGTAGGTTAGAAGATTCCATACAGATAGAAGTCCCGCATATTTGGCAGAGAGAAGAAGACTATGTTGAATATTGTGGGGCAGCATGGTATGAAAAACAATTTCCTTTGGAAGAGATCCCTTCGAATAATAGAGCCTTCCTGTATTTCGGTGCGGTTGATTTTCATGCAAGGGTTTGGCTGAATGGTGAATATATTGGAGAACATGAAGGCGGATTTACTCCTTTTGAATTAGAAGTTACTGAGAAGTTAAATCACGATGAAAATATATTATCGGTACGAGTGTATGATCCAAGTGATAACGCGGAAATTCCTATCGGTAAGCAGGGGTCTTGGTACACGAGAGTCAGTGGTATCTGGCAGGAAGTATATCTGGAATTCCGTTCGGACAGCTTCATAGATTATGTACATGTGATCCCTGATGTGGACGATGGAAGAGCAGATGTTACAATATCTGTTGCAGGCGATCTAAATGATTTAGAAGCTGAAATTATTGTGTCGGAACATCAAAATAATAATAGGGTGTTTGCTAATTATTTTGGTTCATTAAATACAGATAAAACCAATCAATTTGATCTGCCAATAAAGGATGTTCAATTATGGACACCTGAAAATCCATATTTATACGATATTAAAGTGAACCTAAAAAAAGATGATGTCGTAGTTGATTCGTATGAAACGTATTTTGGAATGAGAAAAGTTGAATACAGTCATGATCAAATTTTATTGAACGGAAAACCGCTATATATTCGTGGTGCATTGGATCAAGCCTTTTACCCGGATACCATATATACAGCTCCGAACGATGAATGGATTCAGAATGAGATTAAATTAGCCAAAAGTATGGGCTTTAATATGCTGCGTAAACATATAAAAGTTGAAATCCCTCGTTATCTGTATTGGGCTGATCGAATGGGGATGCTCATATGGGCTGAACCTCCGAATGTTGTGAAGTGGTCCAATCAAAGTAATCGCCGTTTTTATAATGAATTAGTAGGCATGATTAATCGAGATTATAATCATCCATCCATCATTATCTGGTCTTTATATAATGAAGAATGGGGATTGGAATGGGATTTAGCCAATGATGTTGAAAAACAAAAGTATATCATTGAGATGTATGAAAATATTAGAGAGCTTGACTCCACACGATTGATTTGTGATAACTCTGGCTGGACGCATGTTAAGACAGATATAAATGACTATCATAGTTATTTTTCTTTACCAGAGCAATTTGGTGAATGGAAGCAAGAGCTGGATGATTACATAATTAATACCCCTGAAAAAAACTATGTAGATGGCTATTCGCCAAATGGAGAGCCAATCATTGTCTCTGAGTTTGGTGTATGGGGGCTGCCGAGTATCAAAAAATTAGTTGATTATTATGGTGGGACACCATCTTGGTTTGCGAATCTCGGAGATGACACACATGGTGAGGATTTTAAAAAACCATTAACGATCTTTGAAAATTTCGAACGCTACCAATTAAATCGGATTTTTGGAGATAAAGAAAACCTGGCGCTTCATTCTCAGCATCGAATGTTTCGCGCTTGCCAATCGCTAATTGAAGAGATGAGAAAGCGGCCAAAAATTAACGGGTATGTCGTAACGGAATTCTCCGACATAGAATGGGAAACCAATGGGTGGCTTGATTATACAAGAGATATGAAAGCAGGCTTTGAGAAGTCATCGATTTTCAATGGCCCTCTAGTGGTAATGGCTGATGGAGTAACTCGAAATATGTGGTCTGAAGATAAAGAAACATGGGATATTATCATCTCAAATCATAATCAGGAAGAACTTAATGGGACACTAGAATGGGAAATTCCCAATACAGAAATACAGGGCAATATGAAACTAGATGAGGGGGATAGCCTATTTGTTAAGCTTCCTCAAGTTATACAGTTTACCGTCCCTGCTGTAGAGAAGGCGGACTTTTATAAACTAGTGCTTCGCATACGAAGAGAAGGGGAAATAATTGCGTGGAATGAAGTTGAGATAACGATATCGCCGAGGAAAACAATTTCCCCAGTTACAGTCTTCCCATACGATATGAATGATACCTTTGTTGGGAACTTAACTGATAATGGCTTGAAAATTGTTAATACATTTTATACAGCTGATATAGTCGTTACGTGTACGTTAAATACGGAGGTGCTTGACTATTACCGTAATGGTGGCCATGTTTTATTCTTAGCAGAGAATGGAGACAAGGTAGAGGAGAAAGGCCAATTCACCTTTCGGGAGTTAGATCGAGGAGAAAGCTGGAACCGTACATCTTCGTTTAACTATGTAGATACGGACTATTTTGAAAATCTTCCCTTAAACAAAGAAATGGGATGGGAAATGGATGGATTATACCCTGACTATGTTATCCCATTTAGCAATTATCATAAATTAGGCGGAACAATCGGACGCATAGTCTATATGTTTGGTAATGATAGCATACCTGATAACAGTGAGATTATATCCGGCTACTTCCAAGGCTGGGCTGGACAAGCAGGGGGAAGCATGATTGTACAAAAGAGTGCTGAAGGAAGCCTGACATTAACAACATGGAAGTTGTTAGAAAACTATGGAGACCATCCAATCGCAACTCAAATCGTGAATCATTTGATAAATAAAACTAGATAG
- a CDS encoding SDR family NAD(P)-dependent oxidoreductase gives MPTNKGKFNGKVALVTGASRGIGAEIAKKLAAGGAEFIGVHFASNKDAALNVVDDIKKLGSKAVALEADLTTGISGVNKLWAAFEEAVRSEIGTVHLDILINNVGIGPPVSFEETSIEMYEDVMDVNLKAPFFLTQAASPYIRNGGRIINTSTGFTRVAAPMQSIYAASKGALETLTLALAPHFASKNVTINAVRPGITATDMNKEMRSTPEGLAQAAALSAFNRVGTTEDVADIVAFLASEEARWITGHCIDATGGSRL, from the coding sequence ATGCCGACGAATAAAGGGAAATTCAATGGTAAGGTTGCATTGGTTACAGGGGCAAGTCGTGGGATAGGGGCTGAAATCGCCAAAAAATTAGCTGCTGGCGGAGCGGAATTTATAGGTGTTCATTTCGCCAGCAATAAGGATGCTGCGTTAAATGTTGTGGATGATATTAAGAAATTAGGCTCAAAGGCTGTTGCTTTGGAAGCAGATTTAACAACTGGCATTTCCGGTGTAAATAAGCTTTGGGCAGCATTTGAAGAGGCAGTCCGTTCGGAAATAGGAACTGTTCATCTGGATATCTTAATCAATAATGTAGGTATTGGACCTCCCGTTTCTTTTGAAGAAACATCAATTGAAATGTATGAGGATGTCATGGACGTTAATCTTAAAGCGCCATTCTTTCTTACTCAAGCAGCCAGCCCATATATACGGAACGGTGGACGAATCATTAACACTTCCACTGGCTTTACGCGTGTTGCCGCTCCCATGCAAAGCATTTATGCGGCTTCAAAGGGGGCTCTTGAGACACTGACTTTGGCCTTAGCCCCGCATTTCGCATCAAAAAACGTTACCATTAATGCAGTAAGGCCGGGCATTACAGCTACTGATATGAACAAGGAAATGCGATCCACCCCAGAAGGTCTCGCACAAGCAGCCGCATTATCTGCCTTCAACAGAGTGGGTACAACGGAAGATGTTGCTGATATCGTTGCATTCTTAGCATCTGAGGAAGCGCGATGGATCACAGGGCATTGTATTGATGCCACTGGAGGAAGCAGGCTTTAA
- a CDS encoding winged helix-turn-helix transcriptional regulator, which produces MIQLNSADLTCPFTTAQKVLSGKWSLMIIFHLKEGPVRFNDLLRKFDGLTHSSLTKQLKQLESFQVIHREVYHQVPPKVEYSLTDLGKKLHPTLDMLTEWGSEYIKNCKGIAR; this is translated from the coding sequence ATGATTCAATTAAACAGTGCCGATTTAACTTGCCCGTTCACGACAGCTCAAAAAGTATTGTCAGGTAAATGGTCTCTGATGATTATTTTTCATCTAAAGGAGGGACCAGTACGGTTTAATGACCTGTTACGAAAATTTGATGGTTTAACGCATTCATCACTAACTAAACAACTAAAGCAGCTGGAAAGCTTTCAAGTTATTCACCGCGAGGTTTATCATCAAGTACCGCCAAAAGTGGAGTATTCTTTAACGGATTTGGGGAAAAAGCTACACCCTACGCTTGATATGCTGACAGAATGGGGAAGCGAATATATAAAGAATTGCAAGGGAATTGCAAGATGA
- a CDS encoding Type 1 glutamine amidotransferase-like domain-containing protein, producing the protein MKLLLTSGGIMNKSIQDALVDMLNKPIADSNALCIPTAMYGHPWVGPGVKVWEFISGKENNPMVDLGWKTVGILELTALPSIGEDRWVPLVRETDVLLVSGGDALYLHYWIQQSGLAELLPSLQAVYVGMSAGSMVMGPNIGDDFVGWMPPNGADEALGMVDFAIFPHLEHEMLPGNTMAAAERWAAGMQGPAYAIDDQTAIKVIDGEVEVVSEGDWKLFKK; encoded by the coding sequence ATGAAACTTTTGCTTACATCTGGTGGCATAATGAATAAAAGTATACAAGATGCATTGGTTGACATGCTGAACAAGCCGATTGCCGACTCGAATGCCCTATGCATTCCCACGGCGATGTATGGACATCCCTGGGTTGGCCCTGGCGTCAAAGTTTGGGAGTTCATCAGCGGCAAGGAAAATAACCCTATGGTCGACCTGGGCTGGAAGACCGTCGGCATACTGGAGCTTACAGCGTTGCCGAGTATAGGAGAAGACCGCTGGGTGCCACTCGTACGGGAGACTGACGTCTTACTCGTATCAGGAGGCGATGCCCTTTATCTGCATTATTGGATACAGCAATCTGGGCTGGCCGAACTCTTGCCGTCACTTCAAGCAGTTTATGTGGGAATGAGTGCCGGCAGCATGGTGATGGGACCTAATATAGGGGATGACTTCGTTGGATGGATGCCGCCCAATGGTGCTGATGAAGCGCTCGGGATGGTCGATTTTGCAATTTTTCCGCATCTGGAACATGAAATGCTACCGGGAAATACCATGGCTGCTGCAGAGAGATGGGCTGCTGGTATGCAAGGCCCGGCGTATGCCATTGATGATCAAACCGCTATCAAGGTGATTGACGGAGAGGTAGAAGTTGTTAGTGAAGGGGATTGGAAACTGTTTAAGAAGTAA
- a CDS encoding thioredoxin family protein, with product MKQIEELTSLNKIEDFLQQNNMSFLYISRQECSVCHAVLPQLRELLDHYPLIRLGHIDANVVPEVAAAYNILTVPVLLYFIEGQEVLRKARFIHFDELAEQIEKIVELNK from the coding sequence ATGAAGCAAATAGAAGAATTGACTTCCTTAAATAAGATTGAAGATTTCCTGCAACAAAATAATATGAGCTTTTTATATATCTCAAGGCAGGAGTGCAGTGTCTGCCATGCTGTTTTACCGCAATTGAGGGAATTGCTCGATCACTATCCGCTGATCCGTTTAGGGCATATCGATGCAAATGTAGTGCCGGAGGTTGCGGCTGCTTATAATATTTTGACAGTACCAGTGCTGCTATATTTCATTGAAGGACAAGAGGTCTTGAGAAAAGCGAGATTCATTCATTTTGATGAATTAGCTGAACAGATAGAGAAAATAGTCGAATTGAATAAGTAA
- a CDS encoding M14 family metallopeptidase yields MKKLTKKTTSAAIALAIGSALLASVLPASAAQEDEFIPYYGKGPSYIQPDDISHLFPKPQMKFQTPGFAKGKTAFTSQEEMTAFLKKLSKKNKHMSYKIIGKSLEGKEIPMIIFSKNPDNIKKDKKKPLIWVQGQIHGNEPAAGESNLVLAQMIAEGKLGNVLDKANIIIVPRINPDGSYYFKRFIATDMDANRDYMKVEYPEVRTVYKAINEYQPDVVLDTHEYTVNSSLLTKYGEEGSIASYDVLISSAKNLNIPEDLRKTSDKLLLPDVQKALKKEKLSFHDYYTLSSSNGKLVAEEGSTETRIGRNALGLKNTFTYLIETRGINIGRADFERRVFAQVTAQTNFIKSAIKNADKVKRTVEEARKTVVNKGKNANDNDKIVIMSENKLVPDQELTVVDLAKAYKVDIPIDWKSSSDAYPTLERERPTAYILPPAYHSIADKLKVLGVKVEKLKKSSSLSVESYKVTENEVSTQLESGHYTNKVKTEVSTKKKTFPAGSYVFKMDQPNANYIALALEPEGVDSYVTFNFIPVEKGDEIPVYRYMEEGGLRTNR; encoded by the coding sequence ATGAAAAAATTGACGAAGAAGACTACTAGTGCTGCCATTGCCCTTGCGATCGGAAGTGCCTTACTTGCGTCTGTCCTGCCGGCGAGTGCTGCACAGGAAGATGAATTCATACCCTATTATGGAAAGGGGCCAAGCTATATTCAACCAGATGATATCTCGCATTTATTTCCTAAACCTCAGATGAAGTTCCAAACACCTGGCTTTGCGAAAGGGAAAACCGCCTTCACTAGCCAGGAAGAAATGACCGCATTCCTGAAAAAGTTATCCAAGAAAAATAAGCATATGAGCTATAAGATCATCGGCAAATCACTTGAAGGCAAAGAGATTCCGATGATTATCTTTAGCAAGAACCCAGACAATATCAAGAAGGATAAGAAAAAGCCGCTTATTTGGGTTCAGGGACAGATTCATGGAAATGAGCCGGCCGCTGGTGAATCCAATTTGGTTCTGGCGCAAATGATTGCCGAAGGAAAACTTGGCAATGTTCTTGATAAGGCAAATATCATTATCGTGCCGAGAATCAATCCGGATGGATCCTACTACTTCAAGCGTTTTATCGCAACCGATATGGATGCCAACAGGGATTATATGAAGGTTGAATATCCGGAGGTTCGTACGGTTTATAAGGCCATCAATGAATACCAGCCTGACGTGGTGTTGGACACGCATGAATATACGGTGAACTCTTCTCTCTTAACAAAATATGGGGAGGAGGGCTCCATTGCCTCCTATGATGTCTTAATTTCTTCTGCTAAGAACTTGAACATTCCAGAGGATCTGCGGAAGACGTCTGATAAGCTCTTGCTGCCGGATGTGCAAAAGGCATTGAAGAAAGAGAAGCTGAGCTTCCATGATTATTACACTTTATCCTCCTCGAACGGCAAGCTTGTCGCGGAAGAGGGAAGCACGGAAACTCGGATCGGGCGTAATGCGCTTGGATTGAAGAATACATTCACCTATCTGATTGAGACACGCGGCATCAATATCGGCCGGGCTGATTTTGAGCGGCGCGTATTTGCCCAGGTGACAGCCCAAACCAACTTTATCAAGTCAGCCATAAAGAATGCAGACAAGGTGAAGCGAACCGTTGAAGAGGCGCGCAAAACGGTTGTAAACAAAGGGAAGAATGCGAATGACAATGATAAGATTGTCATCATGAGCGAAAATAAACTCGTTCCTGACCAGGAGCTGACCGTCGTCGATCTTGCGAAAGCGTACAAAGTCGATATCCCGATTGATTGGAAAAGCTCGAGCGACGCCTATCCGACATTAGAGAGGGAAAGGCCAACCGCTTATATCCTTCCTCCTGCCTATCATTCTATTGCTGATAAGCTCAAGGTTCTTGGTGTGAAGGTGGAAAAGCTGAAGAAAAGCTCTAGCTTATCCGTTGAAAGCTATAAGGTGACAGAGAATGAAGTATCGACCCAGCTTGAAAGCGGACATTATACAAATAAGGTCAAAACAGAGGTCTCAACGAAAAAGAAAACCTTCCCGGCTGGAAGCTATGTATTTAAGATGGATCAGCCAAATGCCAATTACATCGCCTTGGCGCTTGAGCCGGAAGGCGTTGACAGCTATGTGACCTTCAATTTCATTCCGGTTGAAAAAGGGGATGAAATTCCTGTATACCGGTACATGGAGGAAGGCGGGCTTAGGACTAACAGATAA
- the argS gene encoding arginine--tRNA ligase — MKYVQEFAAALYPNVKDELSLEQIEQLIEKPKYSNQGDLAFPCFSLSKTRRKAPQAIAADISGSISSPLFEKIEVVGGYLNVFLKKDVVLREVLEEILSSKQHYGDQHAGDGQVATIDMSSPNIAKPFSMGHLRSTVIGNALSLILQKNGFETVKINHLGDWGTQFGKLITAYKKWGSEEAVAAQPIKELLKLYVQFHDEAVNNPALEDEARKWFKLLEDGNEEARALWQWFRDESLKEFSGIYDLMGIEFDSFAGEAFYNDKMDVIIEQLERMNLLTSSDGAEVVKLDDQDLPPALIRKSDGATLYATRDLAAAYYRQNTYHFSKALYVVGNEQSHYFKQLKAVLKKMQFDWADEVIHIPFGMMQKDGKKMSTRKGKVVLLEEVLNESIDTVLNTINERNPELAHKEEVAKNVGVGAVVFHDLKNYRCNDIEFSLEELLRFEGETGPYVQYTHARACSLLRKGGWKEERDIQLSGVEEWSIIKELQEFPEVIRKACDKYDPSLVAKYAIDLAQTFNKYYADVRILADDEHKNDRLTLVYCVTVVLAEALRLLGVGAPKEM; from the coding sequence ATGAAATACGTACAAGAATTTGCAGCAGCACTCTATCCAAATGTGAAGGATGAACTCAGTTTAGAGCAGATTGAACAACTAATCGAAAAACCAAAATATAGCAATCAAGGCGATCTTGCCTTTCCTTGTTTTTCGTTGTCTAAAACGAGAAGGAAGGCTCCGCAGGCGATTGCTGCAGATATTAGCGGAAGTATATCTTCCCCATTATTTGAGAAAATTGAAGTGGTCGGCGGATATTTAAACGTCTTCTTGAAAAAGGATGTTGTCCTCCGGGAAGTGCTTGAAGAAATTTTATCCTCAAAGCAGCATTATGGCGATCAGCATGCAGGAGATGGACAGGTGGCAACCATTGACATGTCATCACCGAATATTGCGAAGCCTTTTTCGATGGGACATTTGCGCTCGACGGTTATTGGGAATGCTCTTTCCTTAATTTTACAGAAAAATGGCTTTGAGACCGTAAAGATTAACCATTTGGGTGATTGGGGGACACAATTTGGCAAGCTTATAACCGCTTATAAAAAGTGGGGCTCAGAAGAAGCGGTTGCTGCGCAGCCGATAAAAGAGCTGTTGAAGCTATATGTCCAATTCCACGATGAAGCGGTAAACAACCCGGCACTTGAAGATGAGGCGAGAAAATGGTTCAAGCTTCTAGAGGATGGCAATGAAGAGGCGAGAGCGCTTTGGCAATGGTTCAGGGATGAATCGTTAAAGGAATTCTCGGGGATTTATGATTTAATGGGCATTGAATTTGATTCCTTTGCCGGTGAAGCTTTTTATAATGACAAAATGGATGTCATCATTGAACAATTAGAGCGCATGAATTTATTGACATCATCAGATGGGGCGGAGGTTGTTAAGCTCGATGACCAAGATCTTCCTCCTGCTCTTATTCGAAAATCAGATGGTGCTACCCTTTATGCCACACGTGATTTGGCAGCTGCATATTATCGACAAAACACGTACCATTTCAGCAAGGCTTTATATGTAGTGGGGAATGAACAATCCCATTACTTTAAACAATTAAAGGCTGTATTAAAGAAAATGCAATTTGATTGGGCAGATGAAGTCATTCATATCCCATTTGGCATGATGCAAAAGGACGGCAAAAAGATGTCTACCCGTAAAGGGAAGGTTGTTCTTTTAGAGGAAGTGCTGAATGAATCGATTGATACTGTTCTAAACACAATCAATGAACGCAACCCTGAGCTTGCGCATAAAGAGGAGGTTGCGAAAAACGTTGGTGTAGGTGCGGTTGTGTTCCACGATTTGAAAAACTATCGATGTAATGATATTGAATTCTCGCTCGAAGAACTCCTCCGTTTCGAAGGAGAAACAGGTCCATATGTCCAATATACACATGCAAGAGCGTGTTCATTGCTGCGAAAAGGCGGATGGAAGGAAGAACGTGACATTCAGCTGAGCGGTGTTGAAGAGTGGTCGATTATTAAAGAATTGCAGGAGTTTCCGGAAGTCATTCGTAAAGCCTGCGATAAATATGACCCATCACTTGTTGCCAAGTACGCCATTGATTTAGCTCAAACGTTCAATAAATACTATGCCGATGTAAGGATTTTGGCAGATGATGAGCATAAAAATGATCGATTGACACTTGTTTATTGTGTAACGGTTGTATTGGCGGAAGCATTGAGACTATTAGGAGTTGGTGCTCCGAAGGAAATGTAA
- a CDS encoding tRNA dihydrouridine synthase: MKENFWLDLPRPFFILAPMEDVTDVVFRHVVSEAARPDVFFTEFANSESYCHPEGKDSVRGRLTFTEDEQPIVAHIWGDKPEYFRQMSIGMAELGFKGIDINMGCPVPNVAENGKGSGLICRPELAAELIQAAKAGGLPVSVKTRLGFTEVDEWRDWLTHILKQDIVNLSIHLRTREEMSKVDAHWELIPEIKKLRDEVAPNTLLTINGDILDRQIGMELAEKYGVDGVMIGRGIFKNPFAFEKEPKEHSSKELLDLLRLHLDLHDQYSSIERRPYKPLTRFFKIYVKGFRGASELRNQLMNTNSTDEARALLDQFELPGEE; this comes from the coding sequence ATGAAAGAGAATTTTTGGCTCGATCTGCCGAGACCATTTTTTATACTGGCACCAATGGAGGATGTGACAGACGTTGTGTTCCGTCATGTCGTGAGTGAGGCAGCCAGACCGGATGTATTTTTCACGGAGTTTGCCAATTCGGAGAGTTATTGTCATCCTGAGGGAAAGGACAGTGTACGCGGCCGGCTGACTTTCACAGAGGATGAACAGCCGATTGTCGCTCATATTTGGGGAGATAAGCCTGAATATTTCCGTCAAATGAGCATCGGAATGGCGGAGCTCGGATTTAAGGGAATCGATATTAATATGGGGTGCCCTGTGCCGAATGTGGCGGAAAACGGGAAGGGAAGCGGTCTGATTTGCCGTCCGGAGCTTGCAGCAGAGCTCATCCAAGCCGCTAAAGCAGGGGGCTTGCCCGTTAGCGTGAAAACAAGACTTGGCTTCACAGAAGTGGATGAATGGCGTGATTGGCTGACCCATATATTGAAGCAGGATATCGTGAACCTGTCCATTCACCTTCGTACAAGAGAGGAAATGAGTAAGGTAGACGCGCATTGGGAGCTGATTCCTGAGATTAAGAAGCTTCGTGATGAGGTGGCGCCTAATACGCTTTTGACTATTAACGGTGATATTCTTGACCGTCAAATAGGTATGGAGCTTGCTGAGAAATATGGTGTGGATGGAGTCATGATTGGCCGCGGCATTTTTAAAAATCCATTTGCCTTTGAGAAGGAACCAAAGGAACATAGCAGTAAAGAGCTGCTTGATCTCCTGCGACTGCATTTGGACCTGCATGATCAATACTCAAGCATTGAACGTCGTCCATACAAACCGCTGACACGCTTTTTCAAGATTTATGTCAAAGGCTTCCGCGGGGCAAGTGAACTGAGAAATCAGCTGATGAACACGAACTCGACAGATGAAGCGCGAGCATTGCTCGATCAATTTGAACTCCCTGGTGAGGAATAG
- a CDS encoding acyl-CoA synthetase: MTTSSLHLSRSLLIGEHLRRSAHKAPDKEAYIFGEKRLTYRQTEERAIHLAGWLQGRGVDYDDKVGFLLFNGIPFIEIFYGVSLTGALGVPINFRLNSDELQYIIANSDCKILFIDRKLLPSFELIKDRCPLVQEIVVIGGETELGYLSYERIYGEETEYVPIDRLNGDDGALIMYTSGTTGLPKGAVLTHNNLYINGMNQVMTAGLNPDFKQLIVAPLFHIAAISTLLYPIQGTTVIHQQFDSEQVLKTIEKERINFIFLAPTMWQMLVDHENIGNYDLTSMKRCSAGSAPCSIALKEKIARYFPNGELRDPFGQTEMSPVATCLNPEDSIRKNTSVGKPVVNVEVRVVDEQMNDVPLGEIGEIVYRGPTLMKEYYKNPEATEEAFRGGWFHSGDLVRMDDEGFIYVVDRKKDMIISGGENIYPAEIEQVLIKHPDIKECAVIGAADEKWGESVKAVIVKREGAELNEEDIIRFCQNQLSSYKKPRQVQFLDALPRNAAGKILKKALRQAEEGVTGG; the protein is encoded by the coding sequence TTGACGACATCCAGTTTGCACTTATCTCGATCATTGCTGATTGGTGAGCACTTACGGAGGAGTGCCCATAAAGCTCCGGATAAGGAGGCCTACATATTCGGCGAAAAGCGATTGACCTATCGGCAGACAGAGGAGCGGGCAATCCATTTGGCTGGCTGGCTTCAGGGAAGGGGAGTGGATTATGACGATAAAGTGGGGTTCCTGCTGTTTAACGGAATTCCCTTCATAGAAATCTTTTATGGAGTATCTTTGACAGGTGCCTTAGGGGTGCCGATCAATTTCAGGCTCAATAGTGATGAGCTGCAATATATCATTGCGAATTCAGATTGCAAGATTTTGTTTATCGACCGGAAGCTTCTTCCGTCTTTTGAGCTCATTAAGGACCGCTGTCCGCTTGTTCAAGAAATCGTAGTCATTGGCGGGGAGACTGAATTAGGATATTTGAGCTATGAACGTATTTATGGGGAAGAAACGGAGTATGTCCCAATTGACCGTCTGAACGGGGATGACGGTGCGCTCATCATGTACACCTCAGGCACGACAGGATTGCCGAAGGGGGCCGTACTGACTCATAACAATCTGTATATTAACGGCATGAACCAAGTCATGACAGCTGGTTTGAATCCTGATTTCAAACAATTAATTGTTGCCCCATTATTTCACATCGCGGCTATTTCTACGCTTTTATATCCCATCCAAGGAACCACTGTCATACATCAGCAATTTGATTCTGAACAAGTACTGAAAACGATTGAGAAGGAAAGAATTAATTTCATATTTCTGGCCCCAACGATGTGGCAAATGCTCGTCGATCATGAGAATATCGGAAACTATGATTTAACCTCAATGAAAAGATGCTCTGCAGGCAGTGCACCCTGCTCAATCGCATTGAAGGAAAAGATTGCCCGCTATTTTCCAAATGGAGAACTGCGCGATCCGTTCGGACAAACAGAAATGAGTCCGGTCGCTACCTGTCTCAATCCCGAGGATTCCATCCGCAAGAACACATCAGTCGGCAAGCCTGTCGTAAATGTAGAGGTTCGTGTGGTCGATGAACAGATGAATGATGTGCCGCTTGGCGAAATTGGGGAGATTGTGTACCGAGGACCTACGCTTATGAAGGAATATTACAAGAATCCTGAAGCAACAGAGGAGGCATTCAGGGGAGGTTGGTTTCATAGCGGAGACTTAGTGCGGATGGATGATGAAGGATTCATCTATGTCGTTGACCGCAAAAAGGACATGATCATCAGCGGCGGAGAAAATATTTATCCGGCTGAAATCGAGCAAGTTCTGATAAAGCACCCTGACATTAAAGAATGTGCAGTCATCGGGGCGGCAGATGAGAAATGGGGAGAAAGCGTGAAGGCGGTCATCGTAAAAAGAGAAGGGGCAGAGCTTAATGAAGAGGATATTATCCGCTTTTGCCAAAATCAGCTGTCTTCCTATAAGAAGCCGAGACAGGTTCAGTTCCTGGATGCCTTGCCGCGTAATGCAGCAGGGAAAATACTGAAAAAGGCATTGAGGCAGGCAGAGGAAGGGGTAACAGGAGGATAA